A portion of the Panthera tigris isolate Pti1 chromosome E1, P.tigris_Pti1_mat1.1, whole genome shotgun sequence genome contains these proteins:
- the CLDN7 gene encoding claudin-7 produces MANSGLQLLGFALALLGWVGLVAATAIPQWQMSSYAGDNIITAQAMYKGLWMDCVTQSTGMMSCKMYDSVLALPAAIQATRALMVVSLVLGFLAMFVATMGMKCTSCGGDDKVKKARIAMTGGIIFIVAGLAALVACSWYGHQIVTDFYNPLVPMNLKYEFGPAIFIGWAGSALVILGGALLSCSCPGSESKAGYRAPRSYPKPNSAKEYV; encoded by the exons ATGGCCAATTCGGGCCTGCAGCTGCTGGGCTTTGCCTTGGCCCTGCTGGGCTGGGTGGGCCTGGTGGCGGCCACCGCCATCCCGCAGTGGCAGATGAGCTCGTACGCGGGCGACAACATCATCACGGCCCAGGCCATGTACAAGGGGCTGTGGATGGACTGCGTCACGCAGAGCACCGGCATGATGAGCTGCAAGATGTACGACTCGGTGCTCGCCCTGCCGG CGGCCATACAGGCCACCCGAGCCCTCATGGTGGTGTCCCTGGTGCTGGGCTTCCTGGCCATGTTCGTGGCCACGATGGGCATGAAGTGTACAAGCTGCGGGGGAGACGACAAAGTGAAGAAGGCCCGGATAGCCATGACCGGAGGCATCATTTTCATCGTGGCAG GTCTTGCTGCCTTGGTAGCTTGTTCCTGGTATGGCCACCAGATTGTCACAGACTTTTATAACCCGTTGGTCCCCATGAATCTGAA GTACGAGTTCGGTCCTGCCATCTTCATTGGCTGGGCGGGGTCGGCTCTGGTCATCCTGGGAGGCGCCCTCCTCTCTTGCTCCTGTCCCGGGAGTGAGAGCAAAGCTGGGTACCGTGCGCCCCGCTCTTACCCCAAGCCCAACTCTGCCAAGGAGTACGTGTGA
- the ELP5 gene encoding elongator complex protein 5: MESVLALRGLVLLRDSVEWEGRSLLKALIKKAALGGEQVHILGCEVSEEEFRAGFDSSINSRLVYYDLFRDPLNWAQTGEALPGGPLGALQAMCKRTDPGPVTVALDSLSWLLLRLPCAALCQALCAMSRQHACRGGGPAAEQLCVLGLLHRELHGPGPTGALSSLAQTEVTLSGTAGQASAHILCRRPRRRPTLETLWFSVLPDLSLDLQGGPPLESQPHPDPHTPQVDPASHLTFNLHLSKREREAKDSLTLPFQFSSEKQQALLRPGPGPATSRIFYEPDAFDDLDPEDPDGDLDV; encoded by the exons ATGGAGTCGGTGCTGGCTCTGCGCGGCCTGGTGCTGCTGCGGG ACTCCGTGGAGTGGGAGGGGCGCAGTCTCTTGAAGGCACTTATCAAGAAAGCTGCGCTGGG TGGGGAGCAGGTCCACATCCTGGGCTGTGAAGTGAGCGAGGAAGAGTTCCGTGCAGGTTTTGACTCCAGTATCAACAGCCG GCTGGTTTACTATGACCTCTTCAGAGACCCGCTCAACTGGGCCCAGACCGGGGAAGCCCTTCCGGGGGGACCCCTGGGAGCCTTGCAGGCCATGTGCAAGAGGACGGATCCTGGTCCTGTCACTGTGGCCCTCGATTCACTGAGCTGGCTGCTGCTGCGTCTTCCCTGTGCCGCCCTCTGCCAGGCCCTCTGTGCCATGAGCCGTCAGCACGCCTGCCGTG GTGGCGGCCCCGCAGCGGAGCAGCTGTGCGTGCTAGGCCTGCTGCACCGAGAGCTCCACGGCCCGGGCCCCACGGGAGCATTGAGCAGCCTTGCCCAGACCGAGGTGACCCTGAGTGGTACAGCGGGCCAGGCCTCGGCCCACATCCTCTGTCGGAGGCCCCGACGGCGCCCAACCCTCGAG ACTCTGTGGTTCTCCGTCCTGCCTGACTTGAGCCTGGATCTCCAAGGGGGACCCCCGCTagagtcccagccccacccagatCCTCACACACCGCAG GTGGACCCCGCCTCCCACTTGACCTTTAACCTCCACCTGTCCAAGAGAGAGCGAGAAGCCAAGGATAGCCTGACACTGCCTTTCCAGTTCAGCTCCGAAAA acaGCAGGCTCTGCTGCGCCCTGGGCCCGGCCCTGCTACCAGCCGCATCTTCTATGAGCCAGACGCGTTCGATGACCTGGACCCAGAAGACCCAGATGGTGACCTGGATGTTTGA
- the LOC102967161 gene encoding gamma-aminobutyric acid receptor-associated protein translates to MKFVYKEEHPFEKRRSEGEKIRKKYPDRVPVIVEKAPKARIGDLDKKKYLVPSDLTVGQFYFLIRKRIHLRAEDALFFFVNNVIPPTSATMGQLYQEHHEEDFFLYIAYSDESVYGL, encoded by the exons ATGAAGTTCGTGTATAAAGAGGAGCATCCGTTCGAGAAGCGCCGCTCTGAGGGCGAGAAGATCCGAAAGAAATACCCGGACCGGGTTCCG GTGATTGTAGAAAAGGCTCCCAAAGCTCGGATAGGAGACCTGGACAAAAAGAAATACCTGGTGCCTTCTGATCTCACAG TTGGTCAGTTCTACTTCTTGATTCGGAAGCGAATTCATCTCCGAGCTGAGGAtgccttgtttttctttgtcaacaATGTCATTCCACCCACCAGTGCCACAATGGGTCAGCTCTACCAG GAACATCACGAAGAAGACTTCTTTCTATACATCGCCTACAGTGATGAGAGCGTCTACGGTCTGTGA
- the CTDNEP1 gene encoding CTD nuclear envelope phosphatase 1 isoform X2 — protein MMRTQCLLGLRTFVAFAAKLWSFFIYLLRRQIRTIIQYQTVRYDILPLSPVSRNRLGQVKRKILVLDLDETLIHSHHDGVLRPTVRPGTPPDFILKVVIDKHPVRFFVHKRPHVDFFLEVVSQWYELVVFTASMEIYGSAVADKLDNSRSILKRRYYRQHCTLELGSYIKDLSVVHSDLSSIVILDNSPGAYRSHPDNAIPIKSWFSDPSDTALLNLLPMLDALRFTADVRSVLSRNLHQHRLW, from the exons ATGATGCGGACGCAGTGTCTGCTGGGGCTGCGCACGTTCGTGGCCTTCGCCGCCAAGCTCTGGAGCTTCTTCATTTACCTTTTGCGGAGGCAGATCCGCACG aTAATTCAGTACCAAACTGTTCGCTATGATATCCTTCCCTTATCTCCCGTGTCCCGGAATCGGCTAG GCCAGGTGAAGAGGAAGATCCTGGTGCTGGATCTGGATGAGACACTTATCCACTCCCATCACGATGGGGTCCTGAGGCCTACTGTCCGGCCTGGAACGCCTCCCGACTTCATCCTTAAG GTGGTAATAGACAAACATCCCGTCCGGTTTTTTGTACATAAGAGGCCCCATGTGGATTTCTTCTTAGAAGTG GTGAGCCAGTGGTACGAGCTGGTGGTGTTCACAGCAAGCATGGAGATTTACGGCTCTGCTGTGGCAGATAAACTGGACAATAGCAGAAGCATTCTCAAGAGGAGATACTACAGACAG CACTGCACTTTGGAACTGGGCAGCTACATCAAGGACCTCTCCGTGGTCCACAGCGACCTCTCCAGCATCGTGATCCTGGATAACTCCCCAGGGGCCtaccggagccacccag ACAACGCCATCCCCATCAAATCGTGGTTCAGTGACCCCAGCGACACCGCCCTCCTCAACCTGCTTCCCATGCTGGACGCCCTCAG GTTCACCGCCGACGTTCGTTCTGTGCTGAGCCGAAACCTTCACCAACACAGGCTGTGGTGA
- the CTDNEP1 gene encoding CTD nuclear envelope phosphatase 1 isoform X1: protein MMRTQCLLGLRTFVAFAAKLWSFFIYLLRRQIRTIIQYQTVRYDILPLSPVSRNRLGQVKRKILVLDLDETLIHSHHDGVLRPTVRPGTPPDFILKVVIDKHPVRFFVHKRPHVDFFLEVVSQWYELVVFTASMEIYGSAVADKLDNSRSILKRRYYRQRGPTLQHCTLELGSYIKDLSVVHSDLSSIVILDNSPGAYRSHPDNAIPIKSWFSDPSDTALLNLLPMLDALRFTADVRSVLSRNLHQHRLW, encoded by the exons ATGATGCGGACGCAGTGTCTGCTGGGGCTGCGCACGTTCGTGGCCTTCGCCGCCAAGCTCTGGAGCTTCTTCATTTACCTTTTGCGGAGGCAGATCCGCACG aTAATTCAGTACCAAACTGTTCGCTATGATATCCTTCCCTTATCTCCCGTGTCCCGGAATCGGCTAG GCCAGGTGAAGAGGAAGATCCTGGTGCTGGATCTGGATGAGACACTTATCCACTCCCATCACGATGGGGTCCTGAGGCCTACTGTCCGGCCTGGAACGCCTCCCGACTTCATCCTTAAG GTGGTAATAGACAAACATCCCGTCCGGTTTTTTGTACATAAGAGGCCCCATGTGGATTTCTTCTTAGAAGTG GTGAGCCAGTGGTACGAGCTGGTGGTGTTCACAGCAAGCATGGAGATTTACGGCTCTGCTGTGGCAGATAAACTGGACAATAGCAGAAGCATTCTCAAGAGGAGATACTACAGACAG CGTGGCCCTACCCTCCAGCACTGCACTTTGGAACTGGGCAGCTACATCAAGGACCTCTCCGTGGTCCACAGCGACCTCTCCAGCATCGTGATCCTGGATAACTCCCCAGGGGCCtaccggagccacccag ACAACGCCATCCCCATCAAATCGTGGTTCAGTGACCCCAGCGACACCGCCCTCCTCAACCTGCTTCCCATGCTGGACGCCCTCAG GTTCACCGCCGACGTTCGTTCTGTGCTGAGCCGAAACCTTCACCAACACAGGCTGTGGTGA